The following are encoded in a window of Corythoichthys intestinalis isolate RoL2023-P3 chromosome 8, ASM3026506v1, whole genome shotgun sequence genomic DNA:
- the LOC130920665 gene encoding FAS-associated death domain protein-like, giving the protein MMAAKLDIAANVIAENLGRNWRRLGRQLGLTETKLDSVSTRHPNDLDETARELLKEWRKNRGSEVCVKDLVRALRACHQNLTADKVEDAWMIPQ; this is encoded by the coding sequence CCAAGCTGGACATTGCCGCAAATGTGATTGCTGAAAACTTGGGTCGTAACTGGCGTAGATTAGGACGACAGCTGGGTCTGACCGAAACTAAACTGGATTCCGTCTCAACGAGACATCCGAACGATTTGGACGAGACTGCCAGAGAGCTGCTGAAGGAATGGCGCAAGAATCGTGGATCCGAAGTCTGCGTTAAAGACTTAGTTAGGGCTCTCAGGGCATGCCACCAAAATCTCACAGCTGATAAAGTGGAGGATGCCTGGATGATACCTCAATAG